The following coding sequences are from one Triticum aestivum cultivar Chinese Spring chromosome 5A, IWGSC CS RefSeq v2.1, whole genome shotgun sequence window:
- the LOC123104079 gene encoding cellulose synthase-like protein E6 gives MERTRLFETETHGGRAAYRLHAVTVAAGILLLLYYRATRVPAAGEGRAAWLGMLAAELWYAAYWVVTQSVRWSPVRRRPFRDRLAARHGERLPSVDIFVCTADPYSEPPSLVVSTILSLMAYNYPPEKLSVYLSDDGGSILTYYGMWEASLFAKHWLPFCKRYNIEPRSPAAYFSQSDGHQELCTPKEWSLIKDMFDEMTERIDTAVMSGKVPEEIKARQKGFHEWNQEITSKNHQPIVQILIDGKDQNAVDNEGNVLPTLVYMAREKRPQHHHNFKAGAMNALIRVSSVISNSPIIMNVDCDMYSNNNDAVRDALCFFLDEEMGHKIGFVQYPQNYNNLSKNDIYGNSLQVINEVEMAGMDSLGGPLYIGTGCFHRREILCGRKFTKDYQEDWNAGIKDKLQESIDETEEKAKSLAACTYEHGTQWGDEIGVKYGCAVEDVITGLAIHCRGWESVYNNPKKPAFMGVGPTTLAQTILQHKRWSEGNLSIFLSKYNVFLFGHGKTKLRHQMGYHIYGLWAPNSLATLYYVIIPSLALLKGTPLFPEITSPWIAPFVYVFCVKNMYSLYEALSSGDTLKGWWNGQRMWLVKRITSYLFGVLDNLWKLLGLSKMNFVVSPKVSDEDESKRYEQEIMEFGSSDPEYVIIGTITLLNLVCLLGGLSKVMKVGWNNIHLDALFPQLILCGMVVITSIPFYEAMFLRKDKGRIPFPVTLASIGFVMLALLPAIV, from the exons ATGGAGAGGACTCGGCTGTTCGAGACGGAGACGCACGGGGGCCGGGCGGCGTACAGGCTCCACGCCGTCACGGTGGCCGCCGGGATCCTCCTGCTGCTCTACTACCGGGCGACGCGCGTGCCGGCCGCCGGCGAGGGCAGGGCGGCGTGGCTGGGCATGCTGGCGGCGGAGCTCTGGTACGCCGCCTACTGGGTGGTCACGCAGTCCGTCCGCTGGAGCCCCGTCCGGCGCCGCCCCTTCAGGGACAGGCTCGCCGCCAG GCACGGAGAAAGGCTACCTTCTGTGGACATCTTTGTGTGCACTGCAGACCCCTACTCGGAGCCGCCGAGCCTCGTCGTCTCCACCATCCTATCGCTCATGGCGTACAATTACCCGCCCGAGAAATTAAGCGTGTACCTTTCTGACGACGGCGGCTCGATTCTCACTTACTATGGCATGTGGGAGGCCTCCTTGTTTGCAAAGCACTGGCTGCCATTCTGCAAGAGATATAACATTGAGCCAAGGTCACCGGCCGCTTACTTCTCACAGTCAGATGGGCATCAAGAACTGTGCACCCCAAAAGAATGGTCATTGATCAAG GACATGTTTGACGAAATGACTGAGCGAATAGACACGGCTGTCATGTCGGGCAAAGTTCCCGAAGAAATCAAAGCAAGGCAGAAAGGATTTCATGAATGGAACCAGGAAATCACCTCAAAGAATCACCAGCCAATTGTTCAG ATTCTGATAGATGGCAAGGATCAAAATGCAGTTGATAATGAAGGAAATGTGCTACCAACACTTGTTTACATGGCGCGTGAGAAGAGGCCTCAGCACCACCATAACTTCAAAGCTGGGGCCATGAATGCTCTG ATAAGGGTATCATCAGTGATAAGCAACAGCCCTATCATCATGAATGTGGACTGTGATATGTACTCCAACAACAACGATGCGGTCAGAGATGCACTGTGCTTCTTCCTTGACGAAGAAATGGGTCACAAGATTGGATTTGTGCAGTACCCTCAGAACTATAACAATCTGAGCAAGAATGATATATATGGGAACTCCCTCCAAGTCATCAATGAG GTGGAGATGGCTGGTATGGACAGTTTGGGTGGCCCTCTGTATATTGGCACCGGATGTTTCCACAGAAGGGAGATCCTTTGCGGCAGGAAGTTCACAAAAGACTACCAGGAAGACTGGAATGCAGGAATCAAGGACAAATTACAAGAGAGCATAGATGAGACTGAAGAGAAAGCCAAGTCTTTAGCAGCCTGCACATATGAACATGGCACACAGTGGGGAGATGAAATTGGGGTAAAATATGGTTGCGCGGTGGAGGATGTAATCACCGGATTGGCAATACATTGCAGAGGATGGGAGTCGGTCTACAACAATCCTAAAAAACCAGCGTTTATGGGTGTAGGTCCAACGACACTTGCTCAGACAATATTGCAACATAAGCGATGGAGCGAGGGTAACTTATCAATTTTCCTTTCCAAGTACAACGTGTTCTTGTTTGGGCATGGAAAAACCAAGCTACGGCATCAGATGGGCTACCATATCTATGGACTATGGGCACCCAACTCACTCGCTACGCTGTATTATGTTATCATCCCTTCACTGGCCCTCCTCAAAGGCACCCCCCTTTTCCCAGAG ATTACAAGTCCATGGATTGCACCCTTCGTATATGTCTTCTGCGTGAAGAACATGTACAGCCTATATGAGGCACTATCATCTGGAGACACGCTGAAAGGATGGTGGAATGGGCAGAGGATGTGGTTGGTCAAAAGAATAACCTCGTACCTTTTTGGAGTCCTTGACAATCTCTGGAAGTTACTTGGACTGTCAAAGATGAATTTTGTGGTTTCACCGAAGGTAAGCGATGAAGACGAGTCCAAGAGGTATGAGCAAGAGATTATGGAATTCGGGTCGTCGGATCCAGAATATGTGATCATCGGGACTATCACTTTACTCAACCTTGTTTGCCTGCTGGGAGGGCTAAGTAAAGTCATGAAAGTTGGATGGAATAATATACACTTGGATGCACTTTTCCCCCAGCTCATTCTCTGTGGGATGGTGGTGATAACCAGTATCCCATTCTATGAAGCAATGTTCCTGAGGAAGGACAAAGGCAGAATAC